From a single Bacillus gobiensis genomic region:
- a CDS encoding proline dehydrogenase family protein — protein MYICGEKREEALTEDERFIRSGHSVSLEYIGENARSNEEIIQAINEFEQLIHVMGQKGIEQTVSLDLSHIGLNGDQDKQYEHLISLSASALSYNIDIMISMEESSKTDSILNVYEKAARLFPNVGITIQAHLFRTEKDLTRVLRSPGKIRLVKGAYKEDVSIALSRSPELNESYITFAKAIIDADKKLSIATHDSKLLQALENRQIISIPYTEIEMLYGVNTGVLDELKEKGYKTKRYLTYGQDWFLYFCHRLAEYPESILDVAADLLKQDGEYAR, from the coding sequence ATGTACATATGCGGAGAAAAAAGAGAAGAAGCTTTAACTGAGGATGAACGCTTTATTCGTAGCGGACATTCCGTCTCACTTGAATACATTGGGGAAAACGCGAGAAGTAATGAGGAAATCATTCAAGCCATAAATGAATTTGAGCAGCTTATTCATGTAATGGGGCAAAAAGGAATTGAACAAACCGTTTCCCTCGATTTATCTCATATTGGCTTAAACGGCGACCAAGACAAGCAATATGAACATCTCATTTCTCTGTCAGCTTCTGCTTTATCGTATAACATTGATATCATGATCAGCATGGAAGAGTCCTCTAAAACTGACAGTATATTAAATGTTTATGAAAAAGCAGCAAGACTCTTTCCGAATGTAGGAATTACGATACAAGCACATTTGTTTCGCACCGAGAAGGATCTCACACGCGTACTAAGGTCACCAGGTAAAATACGACTTGTCAAAGGGGCTTATAAAGAAGATGTCTCGATTGCCTTGTCCAGGTCACCCGAATTAAATGAAAGCTACATAACTTTTGCTAAAGCAATCATTGATGCGGACAAAAAGCTGTCCATTGCCACTCACGACTCGAAGCTCCTTCAAGCACTGGAAAATAGACAAATTATTTCCATCCCTTATACCGAAATTGAAATGCTTTACGGCGTGAACACAGGGGTACTGGATGAACTGAAGGAAAAAGGCTATAAAACTAAAAGATATTTAACATACGGACAGGATTGGTTTTTGTATTTCTGCCATAGGCTTGCGGAGTATCCCGAAAGTATTCTTGATGTGGCTGCTGATTTGCTCAAGCAGGACGGTGAATATGCTAGATGA